CGACGTCCAGTTCTCTCGCCTTTTACTTTTTCAACGTCTGGCCTCCCTCCTGGGACCATGGAGAATCTTTCCATATAAAACCAGCGTTGGCAATAGACAGGGCATGCTTGCTTTAACGCAAGCTCGGGTTTGTCACCCAGAGAGGACAAAAGAGGACAAAAGAGGATGCTTGCTTTCATGCAAGCATCCTTTGATGTTTCAGGCGGTATTTGATTGAATATTCGGGTAGTTTCTGGTCGTCTCCGCCGTCACCCCGCACGCCTGCTCCAGCGCCGTCACCGTCCGGTCAAGTTCGTCGAAGAGGGCCAGCAGGCGGGGGTGGTCCCTGCCGCCGGGAGCCGCCCGGTAGGCGTCTACCAGCAGGCGGTAATACTGCAAGGTCCCGCTCTGCCCCTGTTTGAAGCGGCCAAAGAACGCCGTCCGCGCTTCTGACGAGTCGCCCGCCGTCAGCACATCGGTCAGGATGGCGCGGGCGTTGTGGAGCTTGTCCGACGCGCTGACCAGCAGGGACGAGGCGCTCTGTTGGGCCTCCAGCTCGCGCAGGTAGTTTGCCTTGCGCTCGCCCCACGGGGCTTTCTCCTCGCCCGCCTGCGGTTCGGCGTCGGTGGCGTCTTTGACCAGCCGGGCGACTTCCGGCCCGAAGGTGTCTCTGATCTCCCCGTGCAGCGCGTCCGCGCTCCGCCGTGTGTATTCCGGGCCATCCTCCAGGGCGTCGTGCAGCAGGGCGGCGATGGCTTCGGTTTCGGTAGCACCGAACTCCAGGGCGACCGAGGCCACGCCGAGCAGGTGCGAGAGGTAGGGCACGGTGGGCGTCTCGCCTGGCGCCACCTTGCGGTACTGGCCCCGGTGCCACTCGTGCGCGAGCCGCATAGCGCCAGTAAACCTGTCCGTCAGCGGGAAGTCGGCGGGGGGCTGCTTTTGCTGCGGAAGGGTCATGCCCAGACCATAGCCAAGCAGCGCCGCCCTCTGCGCCGAATGCACCCGTCGGGGGAAGGGTGGGGCGTGGCATCCTGAGGCACCCTTCCCGGCCCTTTCACTTCCCTTCCTGCGAGGTTTCCCCATGTCCCCACCCCCGGCCCAGGCCGCCCTGCCCATGAACGCCCTGACCCTGCTGCGCTCGCCCGAGGGCCTGACCCGCCTGTACCACGACCTCGGCTACCCCGCCGACCCCGAACCGGCGATCTTCTCCCCGGAGGAAATCGGGCTGGAAGGAGCTGCCGCCCAGGACGCGCTGGACGCCACGCTGCTGGTGGACCTGGAAGACCCGGACGGCACCCTGCTGCAGCACTGGCATTTCCGGCTGCGGGGACGGCGCAGCACCCTGGCCGTCCGGCGCGTGACCGAAACCTTCCTGAAACGCTCCGGGCACTACCTGCTGAGCTTCACCGACGAGGAAGGCGGCTACAGCAGCGTGCAGTTCGTCAAACCGCGCCAGGAGTTCCAGGGGACAGGGGACGCGGGGAAAGAGGGGGCCGGGGCCAAAACCCTGGTGCGCCTGAGCAAGCTCACCGTCACGCCGGGCCGCCCCACCGCGCACGACCTGAGCGTGCTGCGCTCCGTGGCCGTCACGCCGCACACCAGCGCCGCCGAGGCCCATACCCGGCAGGTGGACGCCTTCAACGTCGAGCGGGTCACGCGGCGGTTTTTCGAGACGTACCGGCGGCTGTTCCGGCACGTGCGCGACGTCATCCGGGCCGAGAACCCCGGCGCCCGCATCGGGCCGTACGAGCGCAGCACCACCCACGACGACCCCACCCTGCACGCCTTCACGCAGCGCCTGCTGGGCCGGCTGCTGTTTCTGTACTTCATTCAGAAAAAGGGCTGGCTGAGCGGCCAGGGCGACTACATCACCCGGCTGTACGAGGACACAGTGGCCGCGCCGGGCGGCAACTTCTACCGCGACGGCCTGGAAGTCCTGTACTTCGCCACGCTGAACACCCCGCAGCCGCGCACAGGCGGCCTGCCCGGAGACATCCCCTACCTCAACGGCAGCCTGTTCGAGCGCGAGTACCCGGACACCACCGTCCTGAACCTGCCCAACCGCCTCTTCGACCCGGCTTGGGCGGGGGACGGCGCAGAGGACCCCGGCGGCATCCTGCACGTCCTGAACAACTTCAATTTCACGGTGGGCGAGAGCGCGGCGCTGGAGCAGGACATCAGCCTCGACCCGGAGATGCTGGGCAAGGTCTTCGAGAACCTGATGGAGGAGGAGGAGGCCGCCCAGAGCGGCACCTTCTACACGCCCCGCAGCGTGGTGCAGTTCATGGCCGAGGAAACGCTGACCCGCTTCCTGGCCGACCAGACCGGGCTGCCCCAGGAGCGGCTGCTGCCCCTGACCGCCAACGACAGCGAAGCCCACGACCTGAGCACCCCCGAAGCCCGCGCCCTGAAAGACGCCCTGGCCGACGTGCGCGTGCTCGACCCCGCCGTGGGCACCGCGTCCATGCTGGTGGGGATGCTCAGCGCCATGATCCGCATCCGGCGCAGCCTGGAAGCCCGCATCCTGAACACGCCGATCCCCGAAGGCAGCCCCGCCATCGCCGAGTGGAAACGCGAGTACATCCAGCACTGCCTGTACGGCGTGGACATCAAGCACGAGGCCATCGAGATCGCGCGGCTGCGGCTGTGGCTCTCACTGGTGGTGGACGCGGGCGAACCCGAACCGCTGCCCAACCTCGACTACAAGCTGATGGCCGGCGACGGCCTGCTGGAAACCGTGGACGGCCAGCCCTTCATCCGGGCGCAGCGGCAGATGCTGGGCGGACAGGGCGACGTGACCGAGAAAGCCGCCGAAATCGAGCGCCTGCACGACGCCTTCTACCGCGAGCAGCACCCGGGGCAGCGCAGGCACCTGCGGGCCGAGATTCAGCGGCTGGAGCGCGAACTGTTTAGGGCCGACGTGGACGACCGCATCAGCGGCCTGGACGCCGAACTGACCGACCTGAACCGCAAACTGGCCGACCCACGCCAGACCGACGCCGCCCGCACCCGCTTTCGCAAGCGCCACGCCGCCTTGAGCGACAACCTCCAGGCCCTGCTGATGCAGCGCCGCACCGTCTGGGACGAGCAAGAACCGCTGCCCTTCTTCCTGCACAACGTCCACTTTGCCGAGGTGATGAAGGACGACAACCGGGGCGGCAACGGCGGCTTCGACATCGTGCTGGGCAACCCGCCGTACGTCCGGCACGAACGGCTGGGCAAGGAGTACAAGGCCGCGTTGCAAACCGCCTTCCCGGAGGTCGGCACCGGCACCGCTGACCTTTACGTGTACTTTTTCCAGAAGGGGCTGAACCTACTGCGGCGGGGTGGGCGTCTGGCGTACATCACGCCGAATAAGTTCATGCGGGCGGGTTACGGCGCCAAGCTGCGGGGTCACCTTGCCAGCACCACGCGACTGGAACTTCTGGCCGATTTTGGCGACCTGCCCGTGTTCGACGCCACCACGTATCCCCTGATTACCCTGCTGCAAAAAGGCAAGCCCGACGGCCAGCCCGTGCAGATGCTTCCCGAGCGCACCTTGAAAGCGCATCTGGCTGAAGCCATTGAGGGCGGCGTACCTGCCGTGCGGGAGGCTCTGAGCGGCTTTCACGAGTACGCCCGCGCCCTGACTGCGCCCCTGGCCCCCAACGAACTGACCGAGCGCGAATGGACGCTGGACGACCCGCGCGTGCTGAGGCTGATGGACAAGCTGCGCCGGGCCGGAACGCCGCTGGGCGAGCTGGTGGAGGGCAAGTTTTACCGGGGTATCGTGACCGGGTTTAACGAAGCCTTCGTGGTTGACGAGGCCAAACGCGCCGAGCTGGTGGCTGCCGACCCGAAGAGTGCCGAGGTCATCAAGCCGTTCCTGCGCGGGCGCGACGTGCGGCGTTGGAAAGCGGAATGGGCGGGCAAGTACATCATCTTTACTCGCCGTGGAATCGCCATTGACAAGTACCCGGCCATCAAAAGGCATTTGGAGGCCTATCGCACTCGCCTAGAACCAGGAAGACCCGGAGGAAGAAAGGCGGGGAGCTATGAGTGGTACGAGATTCAGGACAATATTGCCTATTTCGAAGAATTTACTGGAAGAAAAATAATATACCCGGATATATCACAAACCCCCAGATTCTGTTTAGATGTAAGCAACTCCTATCCGGATTGCACTCTATTCGTAATACCGGTTAATGGTAAGGAATTTCTCCTCAGCGTGCTATCCAGCCGAGCGGTGGAGTTCTTTATGACTCAAATTATGCCGTCTGTCATGGGTGGTTCTTATCGTTTCAAGTCCATATACATGTCTCAACTTCCCATCCCCACACCCACCCCAGCCCAGGCCGCGCGGCTCGAAGGCTTCACCGACGACAGCCGCCTGGACGAACTGAACGCGCTGGTGTACGAGCTGTACGGCCTGACCCCCGCCGAGATTCAACTGGTGGAGTCGCTGACGGCGGGGGCGTATGCGGGGGCCGGGGAAGTGGCGGTGGGGGAAGGGGAGGAGGAGTAATGGCACCTGAAAATGCCAGCAGCGAAAGCCTGAAACAACTCGTGGAGCAGATTGACGCGCAGCCGCCCGTGGTGCTGCTGCCCGAGTTTCAGCGGGATTTCGTCTGGGAGATGGAGCAGACCTATGCGCTGTTCGACAGCCTGATACGCGGGATTTTTGTGGGCAGCGTGATTTACGGCAAGCCGTCCTTCGAGATGACGTTGCGCCGCATGGACCACCGACCGCGCAAAGGCGCGGGCAGCCGCGCGAAGGTGGAGCGCCTGAGCTACACCGAGGAGAAAATCAAGCACGACAGCCAGGTGTACGGCCTGAAAATTGTGCTGGACGGCCAGCAGCGCACGACCAGCATCTACCGGGCACTGAAGGGCATTGACCGGGTGTATTTCGTGGTGCGGCCCAGCGTGACGGCGGCGCAGGTGAAAGAAGATGACCTAGAGGCGCTGATGCATCCGGACCACGGCGTGCAGGGCGAGGACGTGGAAAACGCGGTGTGCATCCCGTTGCACTACGCCTTCCGGTACATGTCCGAAGCGCCCTTCGACGACGAGGTGCGGGAATACTTCGACAACGAGACGCGGCTGGGGCGGCGACTGGCGCAGGCGGGGGACGACGCCGAGGCCCGCGAGGCGTTCAAGGTTTTCCGGCAGATGCTGCCCAAGTTCAAGACCATGTTCGAGCAGCCGCAGCTTCTGTCGTACTACCTGCTCGACATGGGGCTGGACAAGTTCACGACCTTCTTCGAGCGTAGCAACAGCCGGGGCATCCAGCTCAACTTCACCGACATCCTGGCGGCCAAGGTCTTTGGCAACTTCAACCTGCGCCAGGCCTTCGAGGACTTCGGAGAAAAGCACCCCGGCATGCCGGTCAACCGGGAACTGCTGGTGCGCGCCACGGCGCTGATGTCTGGGCAGTTCGCCGACAAGATTGAAAAGGCCCGCATTCTCAAGGACCTGCGGGCCGACCACTTCAAGGCGCACTGGGAGGACGTGACCCGCCTGTACGACCGAGCGCTGGCTTTTCTTGTCGAGCAGCGGTTTGTGGTGGCCGTGAAGTGGATGCCCTACGACAACATGCTCATTCCGCTGATGATGTTCTTCGCGGAGATGGAGAGGCAAGGCCAGGGCAGCCTGACGCAAAAGCAGCTTCTGTTCCTGCGCTGGTGGTTCTGGGCGTCGGTGTTCTCCGAGCGCTACACGGCGGCGTCCAATGAGAAAATCATGGCCGACTCGGGCATCTTGCGCCGGGTGGCACGCGGGGAGATGCTCGAAGGCAGCTACTTCCTGCGCTTCCGCCCGTCGGTGGGGGACGCCGAAGAGCTGATGTCCTATTCCCGGTCCCAGAGCGCCATCTACCGGGGCGTGCTGAATCTGGTGCATTTCGAGGCGGGGGGCCTGCGCGACTGGACGAACGACGGTCTCATTTCCACCGGGCCACTGGGCGTCAAGGAACTGCAAGACCACCACTTCTTCCCCAAGGGATTCCTGAAAAAGACCGAGAGCGTGCAGGACCGCCCAGACGAGGTAGACGCCATCAAGGACTGCGTGCTCAACCGCGTCCTGATGCCCAAGAACACCAACCTGCGGGCCAGCGACAAGAAGCCCCACAGCTACTTGCAGGAGCTGCTGAAGCTGAACCCCAGTCTGAAAGGCAGCCTGACCAGTCACCTCGTGCCGGTGTCGCTGCTGGAAGACGAGTCCCAGAGTCTGCGTGTGTACGCCACGCTGCTCGAACGCGGTGGGTACGTCGTGGAGCTGATCCGGCGCGAGACGGTAGACGCCGAGCAGCAGGTCCGCGCCGCCTTTGTGAGCGAAGCTCCGGTCCGCGTTCAAGCATGACTGGGCCGCGCCGCAGGCCAGGACGCGGCGGCCCAGACGGGGCAGAAGGGCAGGCCCTGGCTCTGGGGCTGTCTCCAGCAACGGCCCTGAGGTGCGCCGACCTGGCCGGGCGCGGCTGGCCCGACCCCGCCGACGTGGAGCAGCCGCAGCGGGACTTTTTCGCGCTGTATGCGGCGGCCAGGAACCGCGCCCCGGCCTTCCGCGAGGCGGTGCGGGCGTTCGGTGCGCGGCGGGGCGTCCAGGCCGACACCCGGCCAGGGGACGTGAAGCGCCTCGACCGCATCGTGGAGAAATACAGCGTGTCGCTGGAGCAACCGCTGGACCTGCTGGGCGGCAAGGTGGTGGTGGGTAGCCTGCGGCACCTGTACGAGGTGGCGTTCACGGTGCCGGAGCACTTCGAGGTGGTGGCCTACCGCGACCGGGTGCTCCGGCCCCAGAAAAGTGGCTACCGCGACCTGCAATTTGTGGTGGCGCTGGGGGGTGCGGGCGGGCCGCCTCACTACGCCGAACTCAAGGTGTTGCATACCCTGTTCGACCAGATGGACGGCTTCGAGCACCGCCTCTACGAGATTCGCCGGGGCCTCGAAGCGAAGGAGCGGGACAGGCTGCGGGAACCCCAGGCGGGCCAGGGCTGGGGAGAGGAGCCGTGGGGGACGAACTTCGGCTCACCCATCCTGTCCCCCGTCGAGCAGATGGTCCTGGAGGAACTGGGGCAGTCCAGCCGAACGCTGTTCGAGCGAACCTGGGCGCTGGTGCAGGCGCAGGAGCACCCCCCATGAGCCGGGAACCAGGAGACAGGTCCTGGCACCCGCTGGGCAGGCGTGCCACCATGAAGCAGAGCGAGGAGGTGGCCGCATGACGAAACCAGAGGGGCGTGGTCCGGGCGTCAGGTTCTATCTGGTGGGCCGGGTGCCGGTGCGCCTGGAGGAGCGCGAGGGCGGCGGGGTAGATGTGCTGGCCTTCAACCCGCTGCTGGGCGGCTTCGTGCGGGACGCCCGCTATTACGGCGCGGTGCAGTTCGAGGACATGGGCCGCGTGCGCGAAATCGACGAGGCGAACTTCGGGGCGGCGGTCCAGACCCTGCAAAAGGAGTACGGCCAGACGGCCTGAGCCGCCGCGAGTGGAGAGGGGGCCTGTCCGCAGGGAGGAGGCCCCCTTCTGCTGCCGGGTTGCAGGAATACCGTGAGGGCTCAGCAGGCATCATGACCCCTGATGCCGCCCACCAAAATCCCCGACTTCACCGACAACGAGACCTACCACCTCTCGAAGGTCCTGGACACCCTGATCGGCGAGTACGCCGAGCGCACGCTCGACGTGGCGACGGGGTTTTTCAGCCCCGATGTGTGGGGCATCGTCGGGGAGTCGTTCGGCAAGCTCGACGCGCTGCGGCTGATGCTGGGCAAGGAACCGGACCTGCCCCCCGAACAGACGGGCCTGAACCTCGTGCGGCACTACCGCCAGCGGGTGCGCGAGGAGCTGGAGGGCGAGGCCCTGACCAGCGCGAAGGTGCGCCAGATCGAGGCATTGGTGGAGTTCCTGAAGCGGGACAGTGTGCAGGTGCGCCTGTTCGCTGACCCTTTCTTGCACGCCAAGGCGTACCTGTTCCCCTGTTACAGCATCGTGGGGTCCAGCAACCTGACCGTGAACGGCCTGCTGCGAAACAGCGAGCTGAACACCGTGACCAAGCAGGAGGGTGTGGCCCAGCAACTGCGTGAGCAGTGGTTCACGCGGTTCTGGGACCGGGCCGAGGACTACAAGACCGAACTGATCGAGGAGCTGGAGCAGAGCAAGTTCGGCACCTATCCGTGGACGCCGCATCAGGTGTTCCTGAAAGTGCTGCTGGAGAACTTCCGCGACTCACTGGGCTTGGAGGACCAGCCCGACGGGGCGGGCGTGATTCAGCTCGCCGAGTTCCAGGCCGAGGGCCTGCGGCTGGCGCTGGGGCTGCTCGACCGCTTCGGCGGGGTGATGGTGGCCGACGCGGTGGGCCTGGGCAAGTCGTTCATGGGCCTGGGCATTCTGGAGGAATACCTCATCAAGCGCCGGGGCGAGTTCGGCGGGCGGGTGCCGCGCGGGCTGGTGGTGTGTCCCGCGCAGCTTGAACGGCTGGTGTGGCGGCCTCTGCTGGAGCGCTACGGGCTGCCCGTGCAGGTGGTCAGCATGGAGTCGCTGGGCCGGGACGACTTTCCGTGGCGAACGTACGCCAACTACGACCTGGTGGTGGTGGACGAGTCGCACAACTTCCGCAACCCGGCGACCGGGCGGCACATCAACCTGATGCGGCTGCTGACCGGGGGCCGCGCCGACAAGCGGGTGGCGCTGCTGACCGCCACGCCGGTCAACAACACGGTCTGGGACTTCTACCACCAACTGCTGCTGCTGGCGCGGGGCCGCGACGACCTGTACGCGGCCTACGGCATTCCCAGCCTCAAAACCTTTTTTCTGGGGGTGGCGCGGGGCAGCCAGGAGTTCTACGACGTGGTGGAACACAGCATGGTCCGCCGCTCCCGCCGCGACGTGCGCCGCCGTCAGGAGCGCGGCGAGAGCGTGGTCATCGCCGGACAGGAGATCCGCTTCCCGGAGCGCACCCTGCACCGCGTGGAGTACAGCCTGACCGACCAGTTCGGCGACTTTTACGACGGCCTCGTCACGCGCATCGAGCGCCTCAATCTCGTGGCCTACAACCTGGAGCGCTACAAGAAGCGGGCCGACGAGCGCGAGGTCAGCAAGCGTGAGGCTCTGGCGGGCATCTTCAAGACCAACTTTCTCAAGCGGCTGGAGAGCAGCGTGCATGCCCTTGCGGCGAGCGTGGGCAACCAGCGCCGATTCCAGGAACGCTTCGAGGAGTTATTCCGGGACGGGCGGCTGCTCGACGCCGGGGTCAACCGCAAGGTGGAGCAACTGCTGCGGGCGTCCGGTGAGGACGACACCGAGACGGGAGGACGCATCGAGCGGCTGCTCGACAGCCTGCCGGAGGTGGCCCAGGGGGAGTACGACACCTTCCGCATGGCGCAGGACCTCCACGCCGACCTTGAGGCGCTGCGCTGGATGGAAGCGGCCATCAAGAACCTGCTGGTGTCGCGCGGCACGCATGAGGAGCAGGACGCCAAGGTTGCCGCCATCAAAAAGGCGCTGACAGAGCGCGTGGCTGGGCAGGGGCACACCAAGGCCATCGTGTTCAGCTACTACCACGACACCGCCGAGTACCTGTACCGCGCCCTGGTGAACGACGCGGCCTTTCTCGCGGCCATGAACCTCACGCCGGGGCAGGTCGAGCTGCTCAGCGGGGCGAGCAGCGCCGAGAAGCGCAGCGACGTGGTGCGCCGTTTCGCGCCGGTTGCCAACCGCCGCAGCGACGAGGACGAGCTGTCCTATGGGGCGCTGCTCGCGCAGCCGGTCCACCTGCTCATCAGCACCGACGTGCTCAGCGAGGGGCAGAACCTTCAGGACGCCGGCTACCTGCTCAACGCCGACCTGCACTGGAATCCGGTGCGGATGATTCAGCGCGCCGGGCGCATCGACCGCCTGGGCAGCACCTTCGAGACGCTGGAAATCGCTAACGTCTTTCCAGAAGAGGGTCTGGAGCGGCTGCTGGGGCTGGTGGAGCGCCTTCAGCTCCGCATCGCCGACATCGACCGCACGGTGGGCCTGGACGCCAGCGTGCTGGGCGAGAACATCAGCAAACGCTCCTTCGAGGAGCTGCGCCGCATCCGCGCCGAGGACCGCAGCGTCCTGGACGAGCTGGAGGCCGAGAGCGAACTCAGCGCGGGCGACGAGATGCGCCTGCCCCTGATCGCGGCCTTGCAGCACCTGGGCCTGGGTGACGTGGAAGAGATGCCGCTGGGCCTGCACAGCGTCCACCGTGCCCCGGCGGGAGCCCGGAGTGTGTTCTTTGCCTTCCGTGCGGGTGACCGGGTGCTCTGGCGGGTCTACCCGGTGGGCGAGGACGCGGCGGCGCGGTCCGTGCTGACCTCCAAGCGCGACATCTACCGCCTGATCGAGGCGCAGCCGACCGACGCCCGCCAGTCGGAACCTGCAGACCTGGAGGTGTACCCCTACCTGGACCGTGCTGTGAAGGATGTGCTGGCCGAGTCCAACCGGACAGGCCGCAAGGCGAGGGTACGCATGCCGTTACGGGGCGTGAACCTGACGCTCAGCAACTGGCTTCAGGACATGCACGTGCGTGCTGCCCTAGACCCGGAGCAGCACGCCCGGCTGCGCTACACCCTGGAAAACCGCCCCCTCACGGGCTTTGAGCGCGACCCGGCGTTGCGGGGTATCGTGGCCGGGTTAGGCCGGATAAAGACCGAGGAGACGGCTGCTGCGCTGGAAGCTTTTTTGGTGGACGCCAGTCTGCTTACGGACGCTCCTGACGAACGGGTGACCGTGCAGCAGCTCACGGCGGCAGAGATCATGCTGATCGCCTACGAATGGCTGGTATGACAGGAGCTGGCATTCCAGTAGTCCCAGGCGATCTGCTCCTTTCGCAGACGACGTTGACGGTAAGCCTCGACCATTGGGGCGATGGGAATTCCTGGCAAGCGGGCATACCGGCCATGGATGACCGGTCGACCTGGTGTCAGCAACCTCTTGCCTGTCTGGAGCTCGTGCAGGTAGCTGAGATAAGGATCGCGTTGTCGGGGCGTGCTGCCGCCATGACAACGGCATAGGAACTTTCCCTTCACGCTCCGGTCACTGGCGTACCTGCCGCAGTAGTCGCATTTCCAGGCCCAACCTCCCTTGGGAACACGGCGGAGCTGGTCGGGATAATCCAGAACGTCTTGTGCAGTCACAGGGGGAAGCAGGCTTCTTTTCCGGCGGGCCATGAACCAAGCGTGGCATCCAGAGCGGGGGGATAACTGGGGATAAGGGATGACCCTATCCCCTATGGGGACAATGCATGGGGTTAGCTGCCGGGGGATGACCTGCCGTGTAGGCCATCCACTCTGAGCGAACCGAAGGCTCGTCAAAGTGAGGATGCACCAACCTACGCAGTGACACAACAGTGACACAACCAGGCTGGGAAGCAGAGGGAAATCGAGAGACCCCAGGGACGCGTCGTCCGGAAAGATGCCGTCAGGGACAGCATCTGTGGGAGGGAGCAAGCTTGCACGGGAATCAGCCGGAGCAACTCTTAATCAGCGGGTTGTAGGTTCGATTCCTACACGACCCACCAGACCAAAAGCCTCGCCACGCGCGGGGCTTTTTTCTGCATTTGCAAGGGCGAATTATGCGCTCAGTCGCATGCCAAGCTCAGCGTCCGCTGGGCGTGCGGGGCCGCCAGCGGCTTGGCATACCACGTCATCACCGGGCGGGCGTCGAGGGCAAAGGCAAAGCCCTGCCGCTCCCAGAAGCGGGCGCCGCGCGGGTTGTCGCCCAGCACGCTCGCCAGGATGCGGGCCGTGCCGGGGGGCACCCGCCCTTCCAGGTCACGCACGGCCCGCTCGCCCAGGCCACGCGACTGCCGGTCCTCGCGGATCAGCAGCAGGTTGATGGTCAGGTCGCCGTCTTCGGGATAGTGCAGTTTGTAATCCAGGCTGCCCACGCACTCACCTGCGTCGTCGTGCAGGAGTTCCAGGCGGCGCCGGGGGTCGAGCAGGGCGATTTCCACGTCGCGCGTGACCTCGCCCTCGGTCGGCACGCGGGTGCCGAGCAGGGCGAAATAACCGGGTGCCGCCGCGTACAGCGTGTGCAGCAGGGGCGCGTGTTGGAGGGCCAGGGGGGTCGCCTTCAAGGTGAATGCCTCCCGTCCGGTGGGCGGGACCAGAGTGAAACGGGGGGACCGGACGGCCCGCAGCATACGCCCCCCCGCCTGGCCAGAAGCGTGAAATGCCCTCCAGATTCCACTTGAGCCTCGCTTCACCCGCTGGGGGCAGGGGGTGCGCTACCCTGCTAAGATGACCCCCGGTTTCTACGCCCGGCGACTCCAGGCCCCCGGCGCCGTTCTCGCGCCGATGGCCGGATACAGCGACGCGCCCCTGCGTCAGCTTGCCGCCGAGCAGGGAGCGCTGTGGACCGTCAGCGAGATGATCAGCTCGCGCGGCCTGGTGCTGGGCGGCGAGTCCGAGAAACTCACCCTGGGCCGTCCCTACCCCGGCGAGGAGGGCCGGGTGGTGCAACTCTTCGGCGCCGAGCCGGACATCCTGGCGGAAGCCGTGCGCCGCGCCGAGACGTGGTTCACGCCCGCTGCCATCGACCTCAACATGGGGTGCCCGGTTCCCAAGGTGCGTGGGCGCGGTGGCGCCTGCCTGCTCCAGACGCCGGAGGTGGCCTACGGGCTGATCACCGCGATGCGCGGGGCCACCCGGCTCGACGTGAGCGCCAAGATTCGCCTGGGCTGGGACGAGAACCGCAGCGTGGAGATCGCGCAGGGCCTCGCGGCGGCGGGCGCCTCGCTGATCACCGTGCATGGCCGCACCAGCGCCCAGCGGTATACCGGCGAGGCCGACTGGGACGCCATCGCGCGGGTCGCGGCGGCGGTGCCGGTGCCGGTGGTGGGCAGTGGGGACATCCTCACGGCGGCGCAGGCCCGTGCTCGGCGGCGGGAAGCGGGGGTGGCCGCCGTGATGATCGGGCGCGGGGCGGTGGGCAACCCCTGGCTCTTCCGGGCGCTGGCGACGGGCGACGATGCCCTCCCGCCCGCCGCCGGGCGTGCCCGCAC
This portion of the Deinococcus terrestris genome encodes:
- a CDS encoding nucleotidyltransferase family protein; protein product: MTGPRRRPGRGGPDGAEGQALALGLSPATALRCADLAGRGWPDPADVEQPQRDFFALYAAARNRAPAFREAVRAFGARRGVQADTRPGDVKRLDRIVEKYSVSLEQPLDLLGGKVVVGSLRHLYEVAFTVPEHFEVVAYRDRVLRPQKSGYRDLQFVVALGGAGGPPHYAELKVLHTLFDQMDGFEHRLYEIRRGLEAKERDRLREPQAGQGWGEEPWGTNFGSPILSPVEQMVLEELGQSSRTLFERTWALVQAQEHPP
- a CDS encoding HD domain-containing protein, with translation MTLPQQKQPPADFPLTDRFTGAMRLAHEWHRGQYRKVAPGETPTVPYLSHLLGVASVALEFGATETEAIAALLHDALEDGPEYTRRSADALHGEIRDTFGPEVARLVKDATDAEPQAGEEKAPWGERKANYLRELEAQQSASSLLVSASDKLHNARAILTDVLTAGDSSEARTAFFGRFKQGQSGTLQYYRLLVDAYRAAPGGRDHPRLLALFDELDRTVTALEQACGVTAETTRNYPNIQSNTA
- a CDS encoding Eco57I restriction-modification methylase domain-containing protein, coding for MSPPPAQAALPMNALTLLRSPEGLTRLYHDLGYPADPEPAIFSPEEIGLEGAAAQDALDATLLVDLEDPDGTLLQHWHFRLRGRRSTLAVRRVTETFLKRSGHYLLSFTDEEGGYSSVQFVKPRQEFQGTGDAGKEGAGAKTLVRLSKLTVTPGRPTAHDLSVLRSVAVTPHTSAAEAHTRQVDAFNVERVTRRFFETYRRLFRHVRDVIRAENPGARIGPYERSTTHDDPTLHAFTQRLLGRLLFLYFIQKKGWLSGQGDYITRLYEDTVAAPGGNFYRDGLEVLYFATLNTPQPRTGGLPGDIPYLNGSLFEREYPDTTVLNLPNRLFDPAWAGDGAEDPGGILHVLNNFNFTVGESAALEQDISLDPEMLGKVFENLMEEEEAAQSGTFYTPRSVVQFMAEETLTRFLADQTGLPQERLLPLTANDSEAHDLSTPEARALKDALADVRVLDPAVGTASMLVGMLSAMIRIRRSLEARILNTPIPEGSPAIAEWKREYIQHCLYGVDIKHEAIEIARLRLWLSLVVDAGEPEPLPNLDYKLMAGDGLLETVDGQPFIRAQRQMLGGQGDVTEKAAEIERLHDAFYREQHPGQRRHLRAEIQRLERELFRADVDDRISGLDAELTDLNRKLADPRQTDAARTRFRKRHAALSDNLQALLMQRRTVWDEQEPLPFFLHNVHFAEVMKDDNRGGNGGFDIVLGNPPYVRHERLGKEYKAALQTAFPEVGTGTADLYVYFFQKGLNLLRRGGRLAYITPNKFMRAGYGAKLRGHLASTTRLELLADFGDLPVFDATTYPLITLLQKGKPDGQPVQMLPERTLKAHLAEAIEGGVPAVREALSGFHEYARALTAPLAPNELTEREWTLDDPRVLRLMDKLRRAGTPLGELVEGKFYRGIVTGFNEAFVVDEAKRAELVAADPKSAEVIKPFLRGRDVRRWKAEWAGKYIIFTRRGIAIDKYPAIKRHLEAYRTRLEPGRPGGRKAGSYEWYEIQDNIAYFEEFTGRKIIYPDISQTPRFCLDVSNSYPDCTLFVIPVNGKEFLLSVLSSRAVEFFMTQIMPSVMGGSYRFKSIYMSQLPIPTPTPAQAARLEGFTDDSRLDELNALVYELYGLTPAEIQLVESLTAGAYAGAGEVAVGEGEEE
- a CDS encoding GmrSD restriction endonuclease domain-containing protein encodes the protein MAPENASSESLKQLVEQIDAQPPVVLLPEFQRDFVWEMEQTYALFDSLIRGIFVGSVIYGKPSFEMTLRRMDHRPRKGAGSRAKVERLSYTEEKIKHDSQVYGLKIVLDGQQRTTSIYRALKGIDRVYFVVRPSVTAAQVKEDDLEALMHPDHGVQGEDVENAVCIPLHYAFRYMSEAPFDDEVREYFDNETRLGRRLAQAGDDAEAREAFKVFRQMLPKFKTMFEQPQLLSYYLLDMGLDKFTTFFERSNSRGIQLNFTDILAAKVFGNFNLRQAFEDFGEKHPGMPVNRELLVRATALMSGQFADKIEKARILKDLRADHFKAHWEDVTRLYDRALAFLVEQRFVVAVKWMPYDNMLIPLMMFFAEMERQGQGSLTQKQLLFLRWWFWASVFSERYTAASNEKIMADSGILRRVARGEMLEGSYFLRFRPSVGDAEELMSYSRSQSAIYRGVLNLVHFEAGGLRDWTNDGLISTGPLGVKELQDHHFFPKGFLKKTESVQDRPDEVDAIKDCVLNRVLMPKNTNLRASDKKPHSYLQELLKLNPSLKGSLTSHLVPVSLLEDESQSLRVYATLLERGGYVVELIRRETVDAEQQVRAAFVSEAPVRVQA